In Sulfitobacter sp. W027, a single window of DNA contains:
- the rpsT gene encoding 30S ribosomal protein S20, translated as MANTTQSAKRARQNEKRFAINKARRSRIRTYLRKVEEAIASGDKEAATAALKAAQPELMRGVTKGVFHKNTASRKMSRLAARVKVLG; from the coding sequence ATGGCAAATACAACACAATCCGCAAAGCGCGCACGTCAGAACGAGAAGCGTTTTGCGATCAACAAAGCCCGTCGTTCGCGCATCCGCACCTACCTGCGCAAGGTCGAAGAGGCGATTGCGTCTGGCGATAAAGAAGCGGCAACAGCCGCTCTGAAAGCTGCCCAGCCCGAACTGATGCGCGGCGTCACCAAAGGCGTTTTCCACAAGAATACCGCATCGCGCAAAATGTCGCGCCTTGCTGCACGGGTCAAAGTACTGGGTTAA